The following are from one region of the Capsicum annuum cultivar UCD-10X-F1 chromosome 1, UCD10Xv1.1, whole genome shotgun sequence genome:
- the LOC107867449 gene encoding lipid transfer protein EARLI 1 codes for MASKKTTTLALFILVNLLFFSLVSACGTCPSPKPKPKPKPKPTPTPKPTPSPGSKGKCPIDALKLGICANVLGNLLGVVLGNPPKKPCCSLIQGLVDLEAALCLCTALKANILGINLNVPISLSLLLNVCGKKVPSGFQCPN; via the coding sequence ATGGCTTCCAAGAAAACTACTACTCTTGCTCTATTTATCCTTGTGaaccttctttttttctctcttgtgAGTGCATGTGGCACTTGTCCaagtccaaaaccaaagccaaagccaaagccaaagccaactccaactccaaagcCAACCCCGAGCCCCGGCTCAAAAGGCAAGTGCCCAATCGATGCACTAAAATTAGGTATTTGTGCTAATGTTCTTGGAAATTTACTTGGAGTTGTACTTGGAAATCCTCCAAAGAAACCTTGTTGTTCTCTCATTCAAGGACTTGTTGATCTTGAGGCTGCTCTTTGTCTTTGCACTGCCCTTAAAGCAAATATTCTTGGGATTAACCTTAATGTCCCTATTTCTCTAAGCCTTCTTCTTAATGTTTGTGGCAAAAAAGTTCCATCTGGCTTTCAATGTCCTAATTGA